CTAGCACCTACTTTGAGTTTTATCTGGCTATGTTGATTATATCCGCGCGCAGTTTGAGTAGCTCCTCGCTGCCATATCCTAGCGCCTTGAGGCAATATCCGCCATTAATGGCAGTGATAGCACACATACTAGATTGGCTCTCTAAATACTCTAAAGCCTTGTGTAAATTAAACGCTTTATCGATAATGATAAGGTTTAAGTAATGGCTAAAATCGCCCAAAAAGCATAGATTCTCTAAAGGCATTTGACTGGGGATAAAGCGAGTGTTATCAAATAGCACTAATTTATTTTCTATAAAAATTTTTAAGGTTGTGATGTAGCTTTTAAAGGCAAAATGCGCGTTTTGCAGATTTCTGGCTGCTAATATCTCGCTGTGATAGAGTATAGAATCTGCTTTAAGTTGTATGTCACTCTGGGCGCGGAAGCTAGCGTTTTCAAAGAGAATGCAGGGTAGGGGGTTAAAATCTAGCATAGCGTGATTAGCGACATTAATGAAAAGTTGGCGACTGGCATAGTCATCT
This DNA window, taken from Helicobacter jaachi, encodes the following:
- a CDS encoding urease accessory protein UreD — its product is MYPHISQLHLSVKLGFGDKTIIDKMFFTPPFKIIEPFYDESTAAHIILMVASAGLMAGDRQEMCLDLQEKSRLHLTSQSFEKVHDTQDDYASRQLFINVANHAMLDFNPLPCILFENASFRAQSDIQLKADSILYHSEILAARNLQNAHFAFKSYITTLKIFIENKLVLFDNTRFIPSQMPLENLCFLGDFSHYLNLIIIDKAFNLHKALEYLESQSSMCAITAINGGYCLKALGYGSEELLKLRADIINIAR